One Micromonospora eburnea genomic region harbors:
- a CDS encoding TIGR04222 domain-containing membrane protein — translation MTVLAAPGDTWGIPGPVFLRWYLLAAAVLVVGTVLHRFRALAGTPVSGAGQLGPQQVAYLNGGDQLTVWTALGGLRHAGVVGVRPDRRLTTAKALPAGATPLDQAVVNAATRGVRSGELRRDEWVTRALDQLRDDLQRRGLALGPDQRSALRRGPMLIAALLALGAIRAVVGLSNGRPAGYLLLSLIPLVVAFALLIRVPWRTRAAGQALRDLRREHTWLQPSATPAYATYGPSSAAMGVALFGTATIWAMDPGFAAQAEIQRRAAAASGGTSGSSGSSCSSGSSCGGGSSCGGGGGCGGGGCGG, via the coding sequence ATGACCGTTCTCGCCGCACCGGGCGACACCTGGGGCATCCCCGGCCCGGTCTTCCTGCGCTGGTATCTCCTCGCCGCGGCCGTGCTGGTGGTGGGCACCGTGCTGCACCGGTTCCGCGCGCTGGCCGGCACGCCGGTCTCCGGGGCCGGGCAACTCGGGCCGCAGCAGGTCGCGTACCTCAACGGCGGCGACCAACTCACCGTCTGGACCGCCCTCGGCGGGCTACGCCACGCCGGCGTCGTCGGCGTACGTCCCGATCGGCGGCTCACCACCGCCAAAGCGCTGCCGGCCGGGGCCACCCCGCTCGACCAGGCCGTCGTCAACGCGGCCACCCGAGGCGTACGCTCCGGCGAGCTACGCCGCGACGAGTGGGTGACCCGCGCCCTCGACCAGCTCCGCGACGACCTCCAGCGGCGTGGCCTGGCGCTCGGGCCCGACCAGCGGTCCGCCCTGCGACGCGGGCCGATGCTGATCGCCGCCCTGCTGGCGCTCGGCGCGATCCGAGCCGTCGTCGGCCTGTCCAACGGCCGGCCCGCCGGCTACCTCCTGCTCAGCCTGATCCCGCTCGTCGTCGCCTTCGCGCTGCTCATCCGGGTGCCCTGGCGGACCCGCGCCGCCGGCCAGGCCCTGCGTGACCTCCGCCGCGAGCACACCTGGCTGCAACCCTCCGCCACGCCGGCCTACGCCACGTACGGTCCGTCCAGCGCGGCGATGGGGGTGGCCCTGTTCGGCACCGCCACCATCTGGGCCATGGATCCCGGCTTCGCCGCACAGGCCGAGATCCAGCGCCGGGCGGCCGCCGCGAGCGGGGGCACCTCCGGCAGCTCCGGCAGCTCGTGCAGTTCGGGCAGCTCGTGCGGTGGCGGCAGTTCGTGCGGCGGGGGTGGCGGCTGCGGCGGAGGCGGGTGCGGCGGATGA
- a CDS encoding DUF692 domain-containing protein — MTGPTGPTGPYGVGIGWRPEIAGFVADLPGLRFVEVVAEAVAPAGPLPDSLAALRGRGVTVVPHGVRLSLGGAEPVDPARLAHLAGVAAAVDAPLVSEHIAFVRAGGLEAGHLLPLPRSREAVAAVVANVRRAQAELPVPLALEPIAALFDWPDDELDEAAFLTEILDATGALLLLDIANVHANARNRGGDARALLDRLPLDRIAYVHVAGGAERGGFYHDTHTDPIPAEVLDLVRELCARRRPPALLLERDGHYPPAAELRGELDALAAASGHPVIT, encoded by the coding sequence ATGACCGGCCCGACCGGCCCGACCGGCCCGTACGGGGTCGGCATCGGCTGGCGGCCCGAGATCGCCGGTTTCGTGGCCGACCTGCCCGGGCTGCGCTTCGTCGAGGTCGTGGCCGAGGCGGTCGCCCCGGCCGGGCCGCTCCCGGACAGCCTCGCCGCGCTGCGCGGGCGCGGCGTCACCGTCGTACCCCACGGGGTTCGGCTCTCCCTCGGCGGCGCGGAACCCGTCGACCCGGCCCGGCTGGCCCACCTGGCCGGGGTGGCCGCCGCGGTCGACGCGCCACTGGTCAGCGAGCACATCGCGTTCGTGCGGGCCGGCGGCCTGGAGGCCGGTCACCTGCTGCCGCTGCCACGCAGCCGGGAGGCGGTCGCCGCGGTGGTGGCGAACGTCCGGCGGGCCCAGGCGGAGCTGCCGGTGCCGCTCGCGCTGGAGCCGATCGCCGCGCTCTTCGACTGGCCCGACGACGAGCTGGACGAGGCCGCCTTCCTCACCGAGATCCTCGACGCCACCGGGGCGCTACTGCTGCTCGACATCGCCAACGTGCACGCCAACGCCCGCAACCGGGGCGGCGACGCCCGCGCGTTGCTGGACCGGCTGCCGCTGGACCGGATCGCCTACGTGCACGTGGCCGGCGGCGCCGAGCGGGGCGGCTTCTACCACGACACGCACACCGACCCGATTCCCGCCGAGGTGCTCGACCTGGTCCGCGAGCTGTGCGCCCGCCGCCGTCCCCCGGCGCTGCTGCTGGAACGCGACGGCCACTACCCACCCGCCGCCGAACTGCGCGGCGAACTGGACGCGCTCGCCGCCGCCTCCGGACACCCGGTGATCACGTGA
- a CDS encoding carbon-nitrogen hydrolase family protein → MTAPAHPLTVATVQAEPVPGDVAGNAATAARLVGQAGARVVVLPELFLPAYHPPTLAADPAGTDVAADEHGRVDDSRLDPLRRAARDGGTTVVVGAAVRHPDGRRTISSLVVDPAGGVRAAYDKQQLWSGERELFEPGRRGATLLVDDWRFGLGICYDGCFPEHGRAAADDGAHGYLCPSGYLAGSEHRRDVYYAARALDNTMYVVFANAVDGADPWRFNGGAAVYDPEGRPLVRGADTGTDVLVATLDPAALAATRAAHTMLADRLPDQGLPRTAITA, encoded by the coding sequence ATGACCGCGCCCGCCCACCCATTGACCGTGGCCACCGTGCAGGCCGAGCCGGTTCCCGGCGACGTCGCCGGGAACGCCGCCACCGCCGCCCGCCTCGTCGGCCAGGCCGGCGCCCGGGTCGTCGTGCTGCCGGAGCTGTTCCTGCCCGCGTACCACCCGCCGACCCTCGCGGCCGACCCGGCCGGCACCGACGTGGCCGCCGACGAGCACGGCCGGGTGGACGACTCGCGCCTCGACCCGCTGCGGCGGGCCGCCCGGGACGGCGGGACCACGGTGGTGGTGGGCGCGGCCGTCCGCCACCCCGACGGGCGGCGCACCATCTCCTCACTGGTGGTCGATCCGGCCGGCGGCGTACGGGCGGCGTACGACAAGCAGCAGCTCTGGAGCGGCGAACGCGAGCTGTTCGAGCCCGGCCGGCGGGGCGCCACCCTGCTGGTCGACGACTGGCGCTTCGGCCTCGGGATCTGCTACGACGGCTGCTTCCCCGAGCACGGGCGGGCCGCCGCCGACGACGGCGCGCACGGCTACCTCTGCCCGAGCGGATACCTGGCCGGCTCGGAGCACCGGCGGGACGTCTACTACGCCGCCCGAGCCCTGGACAACACCATGTACGTCGTCTTCGCCAACGCCGTCGACGGTGCCGACCCGTGGCGCTTCAACGGCGGCGCCGCGGTGTACGACCCGGAGGGCCGGCCGCTGGTCCGGGGCGCGGACACCGGGACGGACGTGCTGGTGGCGACGCTCGACCCGGCCGCGCTCGCGGCCACCCGGGCGGCGCACACCATGCTCGCCGACCGCCTGCCCGACCAGGGCCTGCCCCGTACGGCGATCACCGCCTGA
- a CDS encoding serine protein kinase RIO — translation MREHDFPAPQRRGRGKSRFDDDEPYFLKRGRPAEPVLAQPDDEPEPEPEDRWSSWDEAVHGPEPHPAWLVTELAAKDTELGVLKTGKEADVHLVRRAVPDTDRSCLLAAKRYRDAQHRLFHRDAGYLEGRRVRRSRENRAMAGRTAFGRQMIAGQWAAAEFAALARLWEIGAASGRIAVPYPVQLLGTELMLEFVGDAEAGQAAPRLAQVRPDDAELRDLWEQLVDALVVLARAGYAHGDLSPYNLLVHRGRLVMIDLPQVVDVVANPQGPEFLARDVRVVGTWFAARGLPAGTADPAELTELLLREAGIR, via the coding sequence GTGCGCGAACACGACTTCCCGGCGCCGCAGCGCCGTGGCCGCGGCAAGAGCCGCTTCGACGACGACGAACCCTATTTCCTGAAGCGCGGCCGGCCCGCTGAGCCGGTCCTCGCCCAACCCGACGACGAGCCCGAGCCCGAGCCCGAGGACCGGTGGTCCTCCTGGGACGAGGCCGTACACGGGCCCGAACCCCATCCGGCGTGGCTGGTCACCGAGCTGGCCGCGAAGGACACCGAACTCGGCGTGCTGAAGACCGGCAAGGAGGCGGACGTCCACCTGGTCCGCCGCGCCGTGCCGGACACCGACCGGTCCTGCCTGCTGGCGGCCAAGCGTTACCGGGACGCCCAGCACCGGCTCTTCCACCGCGACGCCGGCTATCTGGAGGGGCGCCGGGTCCGCCGGTCCCGGGAGAACCGGGCGATGGCCGGCCGGACCGCGTTCGGCCGGCAGATGATCGCCGGGCAGTGGGCCGCCGCCGAGTTCGCCGCCCTCGCCCGGCTCTGGGAGATCGGCGCGGCCTCCGGGCGGATCGCCGTGCCGTACCCGGTGCAACTGCTCGGCACCGAGCTGATGCTGGAGTTCGTCGGGGACGCCGAGGCGGGGCAGGCCGCGCCCCGGCTGGCCCAGGTCCGCCCCGACGACGCCGAGCTGCGCGACCTCTGGGAGCAACTGGTCGACGCCCTGGTCGTGCTGGCCCGGGCCGGGTACGCGCACGGCGACCTGTCGCCGTACAACCTGCTGGTGCACCGGGGGCGGCTGGTCATGATCGATCTGCCGCAGGTGGTCGACGTGGTGGCCAACCCGCAGGGGCCGGAGTTCCTGGCCCGGGACGTACGGGTGGTCGGCACCTGGTTCGCCGCCCGGGGCCTGCCCGCCGGGACAGCCGACCCGGCCGAGCTGACCGAGCTGCTGCTGCGCGAGGCGGGCATCCGCTGA
- a CDS encoding TetR/AcrR family transcriptional regulator: MPRVSQDQLDARRQEILSAARACFARHGYEGATVRRLEEATGLSRGAIFHHFRDKDSLFLAVAEDDAAAMVETVARNGLVQVMRDLLARSLSPDTTGWLGSQLEVSRRLRTDPAFAKRWAERSAAIAEATRERLLRQREAGVLRDDVSIDVLAQFLELAYDGLVLHLAMGRPAGDLGRVLDLVEEAVRRH, encoded by the coding sequence GTGCCCAGAGTAAGCCAGGACCAGCTCGACGCGCGCCGGCAGGAGATCCTCTCCGCGGCACGGGCGTGTTTCGCCCGGCACGGCTACGAGGGCGCCACCGTCCGGCGCCTGGAGGAGGCCACCGGGCTCTCCCGCGGCGCCATCTTCCATCACTTCCGCGACAAGGACTCCCTCTTCCTCGCCGTCGCCGAGGACGACGCGGCGGCCATGGTGGAGACCGTCGCCCGCAACGGCCTGGTCCAGGTGATGCGGGATCTGCTCGCCCGGTCCCTCTCCCCGGACACCACCGGCTGGCTCGGCAGCCAACTGGAGGTGTCCCGGCGGCTGCGCACCGACCCGGCGTTCGCCAAGCGCTGGGCGGAACGCTCGGCGGCCATCGCCGAGGCCACCCGCGAGCGGCTGCTCCGTCAGCGGGAGGCCGGAGTGCTCCGCGACGACGTGTCGATCGACGTGCTGGCCCAGTTCCTCGAGCTGGCGTACGACGGGCTGGTGCTGCACCTGGCGATGGGACGCCCGGCCGGCGACCTGGGCCGGGTGCTCGACCTGGTCGAGGAGGCGGTCCGCCGGCACTGA
- a CDS encoding DUF2630 family protein, giving the protein MDDKTILNRITELVDEEHRLRAAAQEHEAGTDDAARERLRALEESLDQCWDLLRRRRAARQAHGDPDAQGERPLSEVERYLQ; this is encoded by the coding sequence ATGGACGACAAGACCATCCTGAACCGGATCACCGAACTGGTCGACGAGGAACACCGGCTGCGCGCGGCGGCACAGGAGCACGAGGCCGGCACCGACGACGCGGCCCGGGAGCGGCTGCGGGCGTTGGAAGAGTCCCTCGACCAGTGCTGGGACCTGCTGCGCCGCCGCCGGGCGGCCCGCCAGGCGCACGGCGACCCGGACGCCCAGGGTGAGCGTCCCCTGTCGGAGGTCGAGCGCTACCTACAGTGA
- a CDS encoding SDR family oxidoreductase, giving the protein MDLGLADRVYVLTGASRGLGLATAEALVADGARVVISARVPGQVAAAVEALGGPERAIGLTADLTDPGTPQRLVAAARERFGRLDGALISVGGPPRGTAAQVTDEQWRESFETVFLGSVRATRTLAAALTDGGAIGLVLSTSARGPVPGLGISNGLRPGLAGVAKDIADEYGPRGVRVFGLLPGRIMTDRNRELFAATGDPERARAEAEASIPLRRVGEPAEFGRVAAFLLSPAAAYITGVTVPVDGGALRGL; this is encoded by the coding sequence ATGGATCTCGGACTCGCCGATCGGGTGTACGTGCTGACCGGCGCCTCCCGTGGCCTCGGCCTCGCCACCGCCGAAGCCCTCGTCGCCGATGGCGCCCGGGTGGTGATCTCGGCGCGCGTACCCGGGCAGGTGGCTGCCGCCGTCGAGGCGCTGGGCGGGCCGGAGCGGGCGATCGGGCTGACCGCCGACCTGACCGACCCGGGCACGCCGCAACGGCTGGTCGCCGCGGCCCGCGAGCGGTTCGGCCGGCTCGACGGGGCGCTGATCTCGGTGGGCGGGCCGCCCCGGGGCACCGCCGCCCAGGTCACCGACGAGCAGTGGCGGGAATCCTTCGAGACGGTCTTCCTGGGCAGCGTCCGGGCCACCCGTACGCTGGCCGCCGCGCTCACCGACGGCGGCGCGATCGGGCTGGTCCTCTCCACCTCGGCGCGCGGGCCGGTGCCCGGCCTCGGCATCTCCAACGGCCTGCGCCCCGGCCTCGCCGGGGTGGCCAAGGACATCGCCGACGAGTACGGCCCACGTGGCGTACGGGTGTTCGGCCTGCTGCCCGGCCGCATCATGACCGACCGGAACCGGGAGCTCTTCGCCGCCACCGGCGACCCGGAGCGGGCCCGGGCCGAGGCGGAGGCGTCGATCCCGCTGCGCCGGGTCGGCGAGCCGGCCGAGTTCGGCCGGGTGGCCGCCTTCCTACTCTCCCCCGCCGCCGCCTACATCACCGGAGTCACCGTGCCGGTCGACGGCGGCGCGCTGCGCGGCCTGTGA
- a CDS encoding HAD family hydrolase yields the protein MPLLLLDLDNTLLDRDGPFRAWGERFLDDIGAPPTDIDWLLSVDADGLTDRWDVADAIRDRYGLGIPAIDLVEELHDGVVAHTRLDPLIACALRIADDAGWVPVVVTNGVVRQQDAKIRRTGLDRYIADWVISEEVGVSKPNPRIFALAARRARMPLRGAWVIGDSPEADIGGASALGLPSVWLHRGRRWPDTRFAPTRSADGLIAAVAAVLAG from the coding sequence GTGCCGTTGCTCCTGCTCGATCTGGACAACACGCTGCTCGACCGGGATGGGCCCTTCCGTGCCTGGGGTGAACGCTTCCTGGACGACATCGGCGCGCCACCCACCGACATCGACTGGCTGCTGTCCGTCGACGCGGACGGGCTCACCGACCGGTGGGACGTCGCGGACGCCATCCGGGACCGGTACGGGCTGGGCATCCCCGCCATCGACCTGGTGGAGGAGCTGCACGACGGGGTGGTGGCGCACACCCGGCTGGATCCGTTGATCGCCTGCGCGCTGCGGATCGCCGACGACGCCGGTTGGGTGCCGGTGGTGGTCACCAACGGCGTGGTACGCCAGCAGGACGCGAAGATCCGCCGTACCGGCCTGGACCGGTACATCGCCGACTGGGTGATCTCCGAGGAGGTCGGGGTCAGCAAGCCCAACCCGAGGATCTTCGCGCTCGCCGCGCGGCGGGCCCGGATGCCCCTGCGCGGCGCCTGGGTGATCGGGGACAGCCCGGAGGCGGACATCGGCGGGGCGAGCGCGCTCGGGCTGCCCAGCGTCTGGCTGCACCGGGGCCGTCGCTGGCCGGACACCCGGTTCGCGCCGACCCGCAGCGCCGACGGGTTGATCGCCGCGGTCGCCGCGGTGCTGGCCGGTTAA
- a CDS encoding cytochrome P450, translating into MPLRQILPGMLRDPARALIDVGNRTQGSLVRLNLGSFRPYLVTHPRHVQHILRDRADNYERAGDGLFWRPVKRLFGEGILGEGQIWSASRRMLQPMFTAKRVETMIDGMAEAIRDAVDELDQPSRAGRSVDIGAEQARIVCRAIMRVLFADKISVPDAMRVVDAQDVIATAVIPRIIVPFAPLSLPMPGDRPFRRAKRIVDEVLVPVVRATREVADEGDDVISTLWRARTEDGRQLDEQQVRNDTVAMFAATTETTINVLTWFWPHLEQRPDVAERLYAEIDRVVGDEPVRREHLPELTYTRMVLDELLRLYPIGWIIPRRAVDADVIDGIPIEAGATMVASPLITQRMAQFWERPDEFDPERFRPERVRARHRYAHFPFGGGPHQCLGMYLFYLEAQLILATMLSRYRFRLHRPGVPGLRLAAALRPRHRVELTLLASSAGTARA; encoded by the coding sequence GTGCCGTTGCGTCAGATCCTGCCCGGCATGCTCCGCGATCCGGCCCGCGCGCTGATCGACGTCGGTAACCGGACGCAGGGCTCGCTCGTCCGGCTCAACCTCGGGTCGTTCCGGCCGTACCTGGTCACCCACCCCCGGCACGTGCAGCACATCCTGCGCGACCGGGCGGACAACTACGAGCGGGCGGGCGACGGGCTGTTCTGGCGCCCGGTCAAGCGCCTGTTCGGCGAGGGAATCCTCGGCGAGGGGCAGATCTGGTCGGCGAGCCGCCGGATGCTCCAGCCGATGTTCACCGCCAAGCGGGTGGAGACGATGATCGACGGGATGGCCGAGGCCATCCGCGACGCGGTCGACGAGCTGGACCAGCCGTCGCGCGCCGGGCGCAGCGTCGACATCGGTGCCGAGCAGGCGCGGATCGTCTGCCGCGCGATCATGCGGGTGCTCTTCGCCGACAAGATCTCCGTGCCGGACGCGATGCGGGTGGTCGACGCCCAGGACGTCATCGCCACGGCGGTGATTCCCCGGATCATCGTGCCGTTCGCCCCGCTGTCGCTGCCGATGCCGGGCGACCGACCGTTCCGCCGGGCGAAGCGCATCGTCGATGAGGTGCTGGTGCCGGTGGTCCGGGCCACCCGGGAGGTCGCCGACGAGGGCGACGACGTCATCTCCACGCTGTGGCGGGCCCGGACCGAGGACGGCCGGCAGCTCGACGAGCAGCAGGTCCGTAACGACACGGTGGCGATGTTCGCGGCGACCACCGAGACCACCATCAACGTCCTCACCTGGTTCTGGCCCCACCTGGAACAGCGGCCCGACGTCGCCGAGCGACTCTACGCCGAGATCGACAGAGTGGTGGGTGACGAACCGGTCCGCCGTGAGCACCTGCCCGAACTGACCTACACCAGGATGGTCCTGGACGAGCTGCTGCGGCTCTACCCGATCGGTTGGATCATCCCGCGTCGCGCGGTCGACGCGGACGTCATCGACGGCATACCGATCGAGGCCGGGGCGACCATGGTGGCGAGCCCGCTGATCACCCAGCGGATGGCGCAGTTCTGGGAACGGCCGGACGAGTTCGATCCCGAGCGGTTCCGGCCGGAGCGGGTCCGGGCCCGGCACCGGTACGCCCACTTCCCGTTCGGCGGGGGCCCGCACCAGTGCCTCGGGATGTACCTGTTCTATCTGGAGGCGCAGCTCATCCTCGCCACGATGCTCAGT